The genomic stretch GAAAACCCACGCTGGAAAGGCGTGACACGCGCTTACTCCGCTGCTGACGTCGTCCGCCTGCGCGGCTCGGTTCAACCTGAGCACACCTTTGCAAAACTGGGCGCCGAGAAGCTGTGGAACCTGGTGACCCAGGGCGCCAAGCCGTCCTTCCGCCCTGAGAAAGATTTCGTCAACTGCATGGGCGCCCTGACCGGCGGCCAGGCTGTACAACAAGTCAAAGCCGGTATCCAGGCGATCTACCTGTCTGGCTGGCAAGTGGCCGCGGACAACAACTCCGCCGAATCGATGTACCCAGACCAGTCGCTGTACCCGGTTGACTCGGTACCGACCGTGGTCAAGCGCATCAACAACTCGTTCCGTCGTGCTGACCAGATCCAGTGGAAAGCCGGCAAAGGCCCGGGCGACGAAGGCTACATCGACTACTTCGCACCCATCGTGGCTGACGCTGAAGCCGGTTTCGGCGGCGTCCTGAACGCCTACGAGCTGATGAAGAGCATGATCGAGGCAGGCGCTGCCGGCGTCCACTTCGAAGACCAACTGGCCTCCGTCAAAAAATGCGGGCACATGGGCGGCAAGGTACTGGTTCCTACCCAGGAAGCTGTACAGAAGCTGACCGCTGCTCGTCTGGCAGCTGACGTCGCCGGTACTCCGACCATCATCCTGGCCCGTACTGACGCTAACGCCGCTGACCTGCTGACTTCCGACTGCGACCCGTACGACCAGCCATTCGTGACTGGCGAACGCACCCAGGAAGGCTTCTACAAAGTGCGCGCCGGCCTGGACCAGGCCATCGCTCGCGGCCTGGCTTACGCTCCGTACGCCGACCTGATCTGGTGCGAAACCGCCAAGCCGGACCTGGACGAAGCTCGTCGCTTCGCTGAAGCGATCAAGAAGGAATACCCGGACCAACTGCTGTCGTACAACTGCTCGCCTTCCTTCAACTGGAAGAAGAACCTGGACGACGCGACCATCGCCAAGTTCCAGCGCGAACTGTCCGCCATGGGCTACAAGCACCAGTTCATCACCCTGGCTGGCATTCACAACATGTGGCACAGCATGTTCAACCTGGCGCACGACTACGCCCGCAACGACATGACTGCCTACGTGAAGCTGCAAGAGCAGGAATTCGCTGACGCTGCCAAAGGCTACACCTTCGTGGCGCACCAGCAGGAAGTGGGCACTGGCTACTTCGACGACATGACCACCGTGATCCAGGGCGGCTCGTCTTCGGTGACCGCACTGACCGGCTCCACCGAAGAAGAACAGTTCCACTGATCGACTTCGCCTTGAGCACACGGCCATCGCAGACCTGGTAGAAAGCTAACTGCAATGCCGAAAATCTGACGCCCCGACTGGTTCGGGGCGTTTTTTTTGCGTGGGATCCCACGAACACCGTGCGCGCCCCTCCCACAGGACGCATGAAGCAAAACATTGATCCAGAGCGGTGTCGGCAATGGTCAAAACGGTTAAAACCTGCCCCCGGGCAACTTGCTGTAGCAGGCAAGTAACCGTAACTTTGCGCTTACCCGGCCGTGGAATAGTTTAAAAACCGCTACAAATAATATTGATTATCATTCAGCTCAAACTATATTCATTGCAACAGCCACAAAACATAATTAACAAAACCCCGGCTAATGCCCGTACCGCACGGGCTGCAGGGCCTCGCAGGTGCGCTATGTCCTTATTCCTATAAATAATTTCGCTATAGGAATTTTACTTGCACGGTGTTTAGCCATAAAATCACCGCGATTGATTGCGCTGCGACATATCGTCACTGCTTTATTTCTTTATCAAGCTCAGAGACCCTTGCTCTCTGTTAAGGATTACCAGCATGCCCGAAGCGACAGGACTCATGGCCCACAACTGGGGCTTTGCCATTTTCCTTCTGGGTGTCGGCGGCCTTTGTGCCTTCATGCTCGGCGTCTCCA from Pseudomonas sp. S04 encodes the following:
- the aceA gene encoding isocitrate lyase, with product MALTREQQIAALEKDWAENPRWKGVTRAYSAADVVRLRGSVQPEHTFAKLGAEKLWNLVTQGAKPSFRPEKDFVNCMGALTGGQAVQQVKAGIQAIYLSGWQVAADNNSAESMYPDQSLYPVDSVPTVVKRINNSFRRADQIQWKAGKGPGDEGYIDYFAPIVADAEAGFGGVLNAYELMKSMIEAGAAGVHFEDQLASVKKCGHMGGKVLVPTQEAVQKLTAARLAADVAGTPTIILARTDANAADLLTSDCDPYDQPFVTGERTQEGFYKVRAGLDQAIARGLAYAPYADLIWCETAKPDLDEARRFAEAIKKEYPDQLLSYNCSPSFNWKKNLDDATIAKFQRELSAMGYKHQFITLAGIHNMWHSMFNLAHDYARNDMTAYVKLQEQEFADAAKGYTFVAHQQEVGTGYFDDMTTVIQGGSSSVTALTGSTEEEQFH